A region of the Hydra vulgaris chromosome 12, alternate assembly HydraT2T_AEP genome:
atttaatttaacattcaTTCCCAACCTACCCCACTAACTCCCTAGACTattaatatgttaatttttgtttgggtgtttatgtttttttaacatttgcaaaaatatcttatatatattttaaatatcttatttaatGTAATGATTGTAAATGAAAATGATTAtctgttgttgatgttgttgttatACGGAGAGTATTAATTTCATCAGTCTTTAAATCATacatattaataatttagattaaagttatttactttttatttagtttagttatttctaaaaaatgtataacttcAAAGTTTGGACAAGCGACAgagttcagaaaaaaaattttgttgctgatAATTTGTTGAGTTTAAAGACAAAaggttgtttttatatttacaataccgttatatttaataaagattatgcaattttattgatttatgtaataatataaatattgttttttctttacagCACAAAGAAAGTTCAACTTGATCAACCCTCTTGTGATAGTTTTGAATTCTGATGGCACAGAAATAGACGACGATGAGGTGCTATTGCATTgtgtaaatgaaattttaattgttCTAGGGGCTGAACAACTTTGGACTCATGAAATACCTGTCACTTCAAGGTCTGAGCAACAAGGGAGTTCAAATTCAATaggttaataattttatgaacttgctatgaattttaaacatttcattgTTAACCTATGTTCTAAGTTATTTAGTCATTTCTTCATTATAGTTggtaattattactttttttaacttaagcatattatattagtaaattgttttagatttttttactaattctgAATTTGCGCCCCAACCTTGTGCAGTTATGTTTGATAACAGTTTAACGCCATTGCTTGATATTAAATCAACAACGAACGAGAAAACATTGCGTGTGTTTCCCTTTGTGTATAGCATGCCCGTTCTTCCCCAACATATTTCTGTAGCCCTACAAAAAGCAAAGGACAAGGCTTCATTAGAGCCATTTGCAGAGCATTCTCTTGTGAGAATATTATTTGAAGATCTTATACAATATGATctgtaagtttttaatttttcttttattatgtaGTTAAATCATCGtcattattgtcattattttaaCATCATTGTTTGTTGTTGGCCCAGGTAGAACTTTTACAGGCATTAGTTTTTTCAAGAACGGATCTCACAGAATAGTGTGTAATTTTGTTAACAGAACTAAATTCCTTCTGTACAGAATGAATGAATTGAACTGTTTTGAAACTGTTAACAcatattcaatttatttatagttactGAGGCATATAATTAgagatttaataatatatccAAATCTATGTGACAGTGTCATAGTTATGAAAGGCAAATCATCGAAGTTATATGtgagtatttaaataaatttttataaaatctaaatctTGTTAGGTTATctctaaaaatgtttacatatatgtatggTGTAAAACTGTATAATATTTACTTTCTATGCAAACTTTatgatttatatgaatataaattcataaatttatatacatataaagatttatatgtatataaattctCTATTTTAGGTAACATGGTTGGATAGTCtaagaactaaatttaaatcagaACGTGCAAAATATTCTAATGATGAGTCTGTTATAGCTCATAAAAAGTTTGCATCCAAAAGGATACACAGCCAGCTGATTAATGATAATCAACCTGTAAAGATAACTAGACTAGAGGTActgcaatttatttaattttaaaccagcATTGTGCCAACTCAAATTTGACtgactttattttatatatctttatttattgcaataaaTAACTCTAATAGCTAATTTTTAATGGAAGGTAATATCCAAGtactattttgataaaatttgtaattatttttttgtaaaaattttcatattcgGATTTATGTTGCAGGTTTCAAATGACTCTTTAGAAGATTCTTCAAGTGTAGAGCAACATGTAATATTAATGTTAAAGGAGCACAATAAACATTATCCTGACACGACTATTATATCTGATAGAATGAGCCGTACCTATGTATCAAGAAGAATTTTTATCAAAGCCAATACTACACAAGTCATATTGCAAAGGTTTCCTTGTTTAACAATGGAAATTGAggttatttttgtgtttttcaataaacaaactgtaaacatttattgtttactttttcatttttgacaTTCCTTTTGCATAATTcctaattattataattattggaattaatgttattatcattatatatatatatatatatatatatatattatatatatatatatatatatatatatatatatatatatatatatatatatat
Encoded here:
- the LOC136089006 gene encoding uncharacterized protein LOC136089006 isoform X2, whose protein sequence is MKGKSSKLYVTWLDSLRTKFKSERAKYSNDESVIAHKKFASKRIHSQLINDNQPVKITRLEVSNDSLEDSSSVEQHVILMLKEHNKHYPDTTIISDRMSRTYVSRRIFIKANTTQVILQRFPCLTMEIELFEEAKRITGLDLKIKIMKFFQNRSDKILDICKSKLPSIKKTLFLQTVNILLNGIGASSNVDIEESTSFHSINNHQMCRRSKCF